A stretch of DNA from bacterium:
TGAAAAAAAGTTCCCTCACTTCAACTATAGTTCCATCCGGCATTCCACAATCTTTAATACTTAATTTTTTCCCGCCTCTTATATGAATTTCTTTCCCTGTTTCAGAATTTTTAACTTTACTTTTTAATATGACATCAGAAACAGCACCAATACTGTAAAGGGCTTCTCCTCTAAAACCAAGAGTTTTTATGTTATAAAGGTCTTCAAGATTTTTTATTTTGCTTGTTGAATACCTTTCAAATATTTTTTCTATATCGTCAGATTCTATCCCCTCTCCATCATCTTTAACATATATCAATTTTTTACCCGATTTTTCAATTTTAACTTCTATTTTTCTGCATTTTGCATCAATTGAATTTTCTATAAGTTCTTTAAGTACAGATGCAGGACTTTCAACCACTTCACCAGCCGCTATTTTACTTATGATACTTTCAGTTAAAAAATTAACTTTTCCCATTTATTCTTTCTTTTAATTCCTTTAATTTTAAAAGTGCATCAATTGGTCTTAAGTTTTCTATTTCAATACTTTTCAAATCATTTTTAATTGATTCAAGTTTTTTTATTTCTTCCTTTAATTCATCAACTTTATTTTTTTCTTCAAGTGAAAATAAAGAGGGATATTCAACCTCCACTTCTCCTATTATTTTATCCTTTATCGTTCCTTCAAGTTCAAGTTTTGATAATATTTCATCTGCTCTTTTTATAACATTTTCTGGTATTCCTGCAAGTCTGGCAACATATATTCCATAACTTTCATCAGTTGCTCCTTCTGTTATTTTATGCAGAAAAATTATATTATCCCCTGACTTTTTAACACTCACATTAAGATTTTTAACCCCTCTGTATTTACCAAGAGCCGTAATTTCATGAAAATGTGTTGCAAAAAGAGTTCTAACTTTTTTCTTGTGTAAATATTCTGCGACACTCCATGCAAGAGAAAAACCATCATAAGTACTTGTTCCCCTTCCTATTTCATCAATTATTATCAAACTCCTTTCTGTTAAATTATTCAATATTTCTGCTGTCTCTGACATCTCAACCATAAAAGTACTCTGTCCTTTTGTCAGTTCATCTTGAGCACCAATTCTTGTAAATATTTTATCCACATATCCAATTTTTCCATATTTTGCAGGGATGAAAGAACCAATTTGAGCAAGTAAAACAATTAGTGCTACCTGTCTTATATATGTTGATTTTCCAGCCATATTTGGACCTGTTATAATCAAAAGATAGTTTTCTATTGTATCCAGAAAAGTATCATTTGGAACAAATTCCTCAACTGATTTTTCAACAACAGGATGTCTTCCTTCCTTTATTTCTATTATTGTACTCTTATCAACAATTGGTCTTGTATAATTATTTTCAATTGCTACTTCTGTAAAGGATAATAAAACATCTAATTTTGCTATGGTTTCATTTATTAAATTTATTTTATGTGAGTTTTTTAATATTTCTTCCTTAATTTTTTCTATTATTTCACTTTCAAGTAATATTATTTTTTCTTCAGCAGTCAATATTTCTTCTTCAAACTCTTTCAGTTTTTGTGTTGTAAATCTTTCAGCATTCACAAGTGTCTGTTTTCTTACATAATCAGGTGGAACAAGTTTTAAATTTGGTTTTGTTATCTCAATATAGTATCCGAATATTTTGTTGTAACCAATTTTTAAGGAGTTTATACCAGTTCTTTTTATTTCTTCTTCCTGATATTTTGCAAGATAATTTTCACTGTTTTCCTTTATTTCTCTTAATCTATCTATTTCTTCATTAAAGCCCTTTTTTATAACCTTCCCTTCAAAATTAACAGATGGTATATTTTCATCAATTGCTCTTTCAAGTAAATTTCTCAAATTAGGTATATCATCAATTTCAAAATAGTCAAATTTTCTAAATATTTCCTCACAATTTTCAAGTAATTCAGAAGTTTTTTTCAATAATTTTTTTATTTCTATAATATCTTTTGCAGAACCGTATCCATAACTTATTTTTGTCAGTGCTTTTTCTGTATCCCTGATATCTGCAAGTATATTTTTAATTTTTTCTCTTAAACTTTTGTTTTTTATCAGAAATTCAACAATCTCATGTCTTTTTTGTATTTCTTTTATATCTGTTAATGGATGTAAAACCCAGTATTTCAAAAGTCGTTTACCCATCGGAGTGTTTGTTCTATCAATGATTTTTATAAGGTCTTCAATTTCAAGTCCTTTTATGGCGCAGGATGGAAGATAGACAAATTCATTATCGTTATAAAGAGAAATCCTATCAAGGTGTAAAAGATTGCTTTTGTTTGTATCTTTTAAATAGTCAACCAGTGGACCTATTGATCTTTGAGCATAAACTAGTTTTTCTATTCCAAAACCACTTAAACCTGCAACCTTAAATGTTTCAAGTATTGTTTTTTTTGAAATATCATAATTGAAATGCCAGTCCTCAAGTTCTGTAAGAGTTATATTTTTTAATTTTAAGAGAGGATTTGAGAACAGTACTTTTATTTTATCCTTTCTACTTTCAGGGTAAATAACTTCATATACAGGTAATTTAAATATTATTTCTATTATTTTTGTAATGTCCTGATTTTCATTTGTATATATTACAGAGCCACCACTTTCAATAAATGAATAACCAAAAGAATTTTCATCTATAAATAGAGAAAAAAGATATCTTGCTTCTGGATTTGTTTCATCAATATAAGTTCCAGAAGTTAAAACTCTTATTACTTCTCTCTTTACAATTCCTTTTGCTTTCTTCGGGTCTTCAACCTGTTCACATATAGCAACCTTATATCCATTTTTTATCAATTTAGAAATATAACTATCAGCAGCATGGTAAGGAATTCCACACATCGGTATTTTTCCACTTTTTCCTGCATTTTTTGAGGTTAAAACAAGGTCAAGGATTTTTGAAGCAATTTTTGCATCTTCATAAAACATTTCATAAAAATCTCCAAGACGGAAAAATAAAAGACAATCAGGATACTTTTTTTTAATACTGTGATATTGAACAAGCATTGGTGTGTAATTTTCCATACTTTTTACTCTTCCAGTTTTTCTATTTTAATTTTCTGTAATTCTTTAAATTCAGTTTCAAATTTATCAAGAAAATTTTTTGCTTCTTCAAAATTAGAATTTGTATATTTTAACTGTCTTATTGATTTTTCAAAAGAATTTTTTAAGTTTTCAAATATTTTACCCATACCTTCAAATGATTTCAATATATACTCAGCATTTTTTTCAATTATTTTTCCTTTTAGTCCAAGCAGGATTATATTTAAATAGGCAAATAAACTCTGGGGAGAAACTGGAAGGACTTTTTTTTGAGACCATGAGTAATTAAAAATTGAAGTTCCATCTTTATCCTCACTTATCAACAAACTATAGAAAATCGGCTCACTCGGAATATACATAAAAGCAAAATTAAAAGTACCTCTTTCAGGTTGTATATATTTAGCAACTTTTTCAATATGTCCTTTAACCTCTTTTATAAATTCTTGCTTATTTTTTTCATATTCTTCATCTTTTGAATTAGCCATTTTTTTATAGGATATAACTGGAAATTTTGCATCCACTGGTATAAATCTGTTTTCAATGAAAATAGCAGCATCAACCCTATTTCCAGGAGAAATTAAATACTGAAGTTTATATATTTCTTGTGGTAGAACATTTTTCAACATATTTTCAAGTATCTGTTCACCTATATCTCCTCCAAGTTTTGGGCTTGTAAGGGCAGTTTTAAGTTCTTCATTTACTTTTCTTAATTCTTCTGCAGATTTGCTTAATTCACCAACCCTTAAATTTAAATTTGTTATTAATCCTGTTGTATC
This window harbors:
- the mutL gene encoding DNA mismatch repair endonuclease MutL, encoding MGKVNFLTESIISKIAAGEVVESPASVLKELIENSIDAKCRKIEVKIEKSGKKLIYVKDDGEGIESDDIEKIFERYSTSKIKNLEDLYNIKTLGFRGEALYSIGAVSDVILKSKVKNSETGKEIHIRGGKKLSIKDCGMPDGTIVEVRELFF
- the mutS gene encoding DNA mismatch repair protein MutS, yielding MENYTPMLVQYHSIKKKYPDCLLFFRLGDFYEMFYEDAKIASKILDLVLTSKNAGKSGKIPMCGIPYHAADSYISKLIKNGYKVAICEQVEDPKKAKGIVKREVIRVLTSGTYIDETNPEARYLFSLFIDENSFGYSFIESGGSVIYTNENQDITKIIEIIFKLPVYEVIYPESRKDKIKVLFSNPLLKLKNITLTELEDWHFNYDISKKTILETFKVAGLSGFGIEKLVYAQRSIGPLVDYLKDTNKSNLLHLDRISLYNDNEFVYLPSCAIKGLEIEDLIKIIDRTNTPMGKRLLKYWVLHPLTDIKEIQKRHEIVEFLIKNKSLREKIKNILADIRDTEKALTKISYGYGSAKDIIEIKKLLKKTSELLENCEEIFRKFDYFEIDDIPNLRNLLERAIDENIPSVNFEGKVIKKGFNEEIDRLREIKENSENYLAKYQEEEIKRTGINSLKIGYNKIFGYYIEITKPNLKLVPPDYVRKQTLVNAERFTTQKLKEFEEEILTAEEKIILLESEIIEKIKEEILKNSHKINLINETIAKLDVLLSFTEVAIENNYTRPIVDKSTIIEIKEGRHPVVEKSVEEFVPNDTFLDTIENYLLIITGPNMAGKSTYIRQVALIVLLAQIGSFIPAKYGKIGYVDKIFTRIGAQDELTKGQSTFMVEMSETAEILNNLTERSLIIIDEIGRGTSTYDGFSLAWSVAEYLHKKKVRTLFATHFHEITALGKYRGVKNLNVSVKKSGDNIIFLHKITEGATDESYGIYVARLAGIPENVIKRADEILSKLELEGTIKDKIIGEVEVEYPSLFSLEEKNKVDELKEEIKKLESIKNDLKSIEIENLRPIDALLKLKELKERINGKS
- a CDS encoding DNA recombination protein RmuC is translated as MLNLLLLLNLVLLIVIIFLIVTKKETDARDIILKQDEIKEKILTISKEFSENLLNTRHQLNQEITNILKNTEMLILDQVNKTISTLGTTDTNLQQRMENLRTQLHQTLTDTVKNLTNSINSSTSQLNSNLDSKLEQLNKRLADTTGLITNLNLRVGELSKSAEELRKVNEELKTALTSPKLGGDIGEQILENMLKNVLPQEIYKLQYLISPGNRVDAAIFIENRFIPVDAKFPVISYKKMANSKDEEYEKNKQEFIKEVKGHIEKVAKYIQPERGTFNFAFMYIPSEPIFYSLLISEDKDGTSIFNYSWSQKKVLPVSPQSLFAYLNIILLGLKGKIIEKNAEYILKSFEGMGKIFENLKNSFEKSIRQLKYTNSNFEEAKNFLDKFETEFKELQKIKIEKLEE